The following are encoded in a window of Kaistia algarum genomic DNA:
- a CDS encoding LysR substrate-binding domain-containing protein, giving the protein MRTLQILLDECSVSRTAAILGQSQPAVSLALKRLREIIGDPLLVRSGARLVPTERGLELGSRIERVLAEIDGMVIEDRPFDPATDERAIRIHAVNCLGIFFMPRIVEMLRREAPRMQVDFCGTQNEREIFCELEAGSIDLVIGNWPLPRESLRFAPLLETDMVLVMRQDHPMAGRARLTLDEYLELDHLSPTPYISAEISPVDGRLAQIDKKRRIALTVPEFALVPSTLARTDLVFTSSRPFAEQMAAVMPFALVDAPADFHTMKFYMLWHDRAQHSACNRWLRGLVRRVAGELNDFGALPSLKLEPRDILAA; this is encoded by the coding sequence CTGCGGACCCTGCAAATCTTGCTCGATGAATGCAGCGTGTCGCGCACGGCGGCGATCCTCGGCCAGAGCCAGCCCGCGGTGAGCCTGGCGCTGAAGCGGCTTCGGGAAATCATCGGCGATCCGCTGCTGGTCCGCAGCGGCGCCCGCCTCGTGCCGACGGAGCGCGGTCTCGAACTGGGCAGCCGGATCGAGCGCGTCCTTGCCGAAATCGACGGCATGGTGATCGAAGACAGGCCCTTCGACCCGGCGACCGATGAACGCGCCATCCGCATCCACGCCGTCAACTGCCTCGGAATCTTCTTCATGCCGCGCATCGTCGAGATGCTCCGGCGCGAGGCGCCGCGCATGCAGGTTGATTTCTGCGGGACCCAGAACGAGCGCGAGATATTCTGCGAGCTCGAAGCCGGCTCGATCGATCTGGTCATCGGCAATTGGCCGCTGCCGCGCGAAAGCCTGCGTTTCGCGCCCTTGCTGGAGACCGACATGGTGCTGGTCATGCGGCAGGACCATCCGATGGCCGGCCGCGCCCGCCTCACGCTCGACGAATATCTGGAGCTCGACCATCTCTCGCCGACGCCCTATATCAGCGCCGAGATCAGCCCGGTCGACGGCCGCCTCGCCCAGATCGACAAGAAGCGCCGCATCGCGCTGACCGTGCCCGAATTCGCGCTCGTGCCCTCGACGCTGGCGCGGACCGACCTCGTCTTCACGTCGAGCCGGCCTTTCGCCGAGCAGATGGCGGCGGTCATGCCCTTCGCGCTGGTCGATGCGCCGGCCGATTTCCACACGATGAAGTTCTACATGCTCTGGCATGATCGGGCTCAACATTCGGCCTGCAACCGGTGGCTACGGGGCCTGGTTCGCCGCGTCGCTGGCGAACTCAACGACTTCGGCGCGCTACCATCGCTCAAGTTGGAGCCGCGCGACATACTGGCCGCCTGA
- a CDS encoding extracellular solute-binding protein — translation MRDTLSNRAIAAALAASIALPAMIAPALAEDFKGKTLVVGVWGGDIERLLRQNVVGPLEAETGAKVELVLGGTGDRLARIYAEKANPTMDIAFLNIYEAPQALKDGVVEAPDPKSPLYTEIWDGMNNGCYAMSLVGLGIAYNKKLVSSPPEWADMWKPEYKGKIAVAAYPGSEGDGLLGVAARLAGKDEHDADAAFAKVGELKPIALTYTNLDEAFAMMDAGEVAMAPMISGYVLAALKTHPDIGFSFPKSPGPVLVRDMLCLVKNSPNPELAKKFAELALGVKNQTDYAEQLYFGPTNKNVKLPESVSADVIDTPEEVKGLLQMDWPYVITQRSDWTQRWNKEVLGQ, via the coding sequence ATGCGGGATACGCTTTCCAATCGTGCGATTGCGGCTGCGCTTGCGGCCTCGATCGCCCTGCCGGCCATGATCGCGCCGGCTCTCGCCGAGGATTTCAAGGGCAAGACGCTGGTCGTCGGCGTCTGGGGCGGCGACATCGAGCGCCTCCTGCGCCAAAACGTCGTCGGCCCGCTCGAGGCCGAGACCGGCGCCAAGGTCGAGCTGGTGCTCGGCGGCACGGGCGACCGCCTCGCGCGCATCTATGCCGAGAAGGCCAATCCGACCATGGATATCGCCTTCCTCAACATCTATGAGGCGCCGCAGGCGCTGAAGGACGGCGTTGTCGAGGCGCCCGACCCCAAGAGCCCGCTCTATACCGAGATCTGGGACGGGATGAACAATGGCTGCTACGCCATGTCGCTCGTCGGCCTCGGCATCGCCTATAACAAGAAGCTGGTTTCCAGCCCGCCCGAATGGGCCGACATGTGGAAGCCGGAATATAAAGGCAAGATCGCCGTTGCCGCTTATCCGGGCTCCGAGGGCGACGGCCTGCTCGGCGTCGCCGCGCGCCTGGCCGGCAAGGACGAGCATGACGCCGATGCGGCCTTCGCCAAGGTTGGCGAGTTGAAGCCGATCGCGCTCACCTATACCAATCTCGACGAAGCCTTCGCCATGATGGATGCGGGCGAGGTCGCCATGGCGCCGATGATCTCCGGCTATGTGCTGGCGGCGCTTAAGACCCATCCCGATATCGGTTTCTCCTTCCCGAAGAGCCCGGGCCCGGTGCTGGTCCGCGACATGCTTTGCCTCGTCAAGAACTCGCCCAATCCCGAGCTCGCCAAGAAGTTCGCCGAGCTGGCGCTGGGCGTGAAGAACCAGACGGACTATGCCGAGCAGCTTTATTTCGGCCCGACCAACAAGAATGTGAAGCTGCCCGAAAGCGTCTCGGCTGACGTGATCGACACGCCGGAAGAGGTCAAGGGCCTGCTGCAGATGGACTGGCC